Proteins co-encoded in one Spirochaetota bacterium genomic window:
- the fliD gene encoding flagellar filament capping protein FliD codes for MSVDKKLLLFIIGTVFLFFVYNGYSQSSKKKFGIDKLTGSGINTEEIVEKLVEAESSKGEKYQQEISNQTIRKAIINFVELNLRELRDIAKSLYDYRSPFQNRVGYSSDDSIVQVLPNRGAEVGDMRVRVERMAKPDVFVSDPLPLDTELKPFKIKISLLDKEVEIDFGGGKLRDLAKLINEKASQIVSASVIKIDANNEVLRIEGKKTGKSAKVIINGDLSELVRIGLLTRDKVITSPPNELNILSQFTSLPSLTLKDKEEITRDIRYVVSKNTILEVSNLFTQQPIPKPKELEIRVMESVKVSNVEVKGGTPITTFDILKEYTTNDFVFIVIHLVDGTKYELRILPSETSKITTLSMFEGKEVEKFVLRNNNDLSRMTFYRIVIKDKVEEVRRLSEYEPKNYISRAENAVVYVNGVKIEREENDLKDIINGTLKVVGENPSKEVTTKVDYDYKSITNSISNLIEKYNDVMIYLSKITKPMVDRRQLYEKPDEEKEEGSFATDMEFIRLKDKLRMFAMQPYQTRQTNIRLLYHIGIYTKNISTKLDFESDLWEYVRRGILTIDNDKLVSVVIENIMAVSDVFSYDTNGDKVVDTGFAYNITVVCDEYTRAGGVIANKKKQIDNIIKSNKDLYTKFQDRLEDYRVSLERKFGKLQQVLRESKSKQDWFNSQVKVLSGENNR; via the coding sequence ATGAGTGTGGATAAGAAGTTATTGTTATTCATAATAGGAACTGTATTCTTGTTCTTTGTTTACAACGGATACTCGCAGAGTAGCAAGAAGAAGTTTGGAATAGATAAATTGACTGGAAGTGGTATAAATACGGAGGAAATTGTTGAAAAGCTCGTTGAAGCAGAGAGTAGCAAGGGAGAAAAGTATCAGCAAGAGATAAGTAACCAGACTATAAGAAAAGCAATTATAAATTTCGTAGAGCTTAACCTTAGGGAGTTGAGGGACATAGCAAAGTCTCTTTACGACTACAGGTCTCCGTTTCAGAACAGGGTTGGATATTCAAGTGATGATAGTATAGTTCAAGTTTTACCGAATAGAGGAGCTGAAGTTGGGGATATGAGAGTAAGAGTTGAAAGGATGGCAAAACCAGATGTATTCGTATCAGACCCTCTGCCTTTGGATACCGAACTTAAGCCTTTCAAAATAAAAATATCACTACTTGATAAGGAAGTAGAGATTGACTTTGGTGGCGGTAAATTGAGAGACCTTGCCAAACTTATTAACGAAAAAGCATCTCAAATAGTTTCTGCTTCTGTTATTAAGATTGATGCTAACAACGAAGTTTTAAGAATAGAAGGTAAGAAGACAGGCAAAAGTGCTAAGGTTATTATAAATGGAGACTTGTCTGAACTTGTGAGAATTGGATTACTTACAAGGGATAAGGTTATAACATCTCCACCAAACGAGTTGAACATACTATCACAATTTACCTCGCTACCTTCACTAACACTCAAAGATAAGGAAGAAATAACCAGAGATATTAGGTATGTGGTATCCAAAAATACTATTTTAGAAGTATCAAACCTATTCACTCAACAACCTATTCCTAAACCAAAAGAACTTGAGATTAGAGTTATGGAAAGTGTTAAAGTTAGCAACGTTGAAGTAAAAGGTGGAACACCTATAACAACCTTTGACATACTCAAGGAATACACGACCAATGATTTCGTATTTATAGTCATACATTTAGTAGATGGAACGAAGTATGAATTAAGAATACTTCCTTCAGAAACTTCCAAAATCACCACTCTTTCAATGTTTGAAGGGAAAGAAGTTGAGAAGTTTGTTTTGAGAAATAACAACGACCTATCAAGAATGACTTTCTATAGAATAGTAATCAAGGACAAAGTTGAAGAGGTTAGAAGACTTTCGGAATACGAACCTAAAAACTACATATCCAGAGCAGAGAATGCAGTTGTCTATGTAAATGGTGTTAAGATTGAGAGGGAGGAGAATGATTTGAAGGATATAATTAATGGAACTTTGAAAGTAGTTGGAGAGAACCCTAGTAAGGAGGTTACTACTAAAGTAGATTACGATTACAAGTCAATAACCAACAGTATATCAAATCTGATTGAAAAATACAACGATGTTATGATTTACCTTTCCAAGATAACCAAGCCGATGGTAGATAGGAGACAACTCTATGAAAAGCCAGATGAGGAGAAAGAGGAAGGATCATTTGCTACAGATATGGAATTTATAAGGTTGAAGGATAAGTTAAGAATGTTTGCGATGCAACCTTACCAGACCAGACAAACTAATATTAGACTACTTTACCACATAGGAATATATACAAAGAACATATCAACCAAACTGGATTTTGAGTCTGATTTATGGGAGTATGTTAGGAGAGGTATTTTAACGATTGATAATGACAAGCTTGTTAGTGTCGTTATTGAAAACATAATGGCTGTAAGTGATGTGTTTAGTTATGATACCAACGGAGACAAGGTTGTTGACACAGGATTTGCTTACAATATAACTGTGGTTTGTGATGAATACACTAGAGCAGGTGGTGTCATAGCAAACAAGAAAAAACAGATTGATAACATTATAAAGTCAAACAAGGACCTTTATACAAAGTTTCAGGACAGACTTGAAGACTACAGAGTTTCACTTGAGAGGAAGTTTGGAAAACTACAGCAAGTGTTGAGAGAAAGCAAATCTAAACAAGACTGGTTCAATAGTCAGGTAAAGGTATTAAGCGGTGAGAATAACAGGTAG
- a CDS encoding ABC transporter permease, with translation MIMLVKMAFRNIWRNSRRSILAITSVAIAIMAVVILQGLVSGIMDNIVRNSTKSDTGHIRISTREYMERIEQMPVYYLVRNPEEVLKIVSEIPEAKRNIVLSTERIKFPALIEFGGRNKVGICISGDIEKEKELLMLHKSIIEGRYLSGSVIEEDGLKYREIIIGKKMADVLGIKVGDTFPLMLQGSDLGIRIPRFKVVGIFSTGINLLDDNVFMLSIEDAKEVLGTGGGVQEIIIMLKDYDSAGWIAEKINQKLSSYVEYNNVMALDWRKAGGIAGIFDQVLSIYILIYLIIVALGTLVIISIMTMVILERRREIGILKAMGFSKPRILALFTLEGTILGAFGTILGVVLGILISIPLSIYGIDFSSSMGNMNIPMDNVIKWLITIGGIFNAIVVGVLVSSVVSLIPSRHAASMNPAEAIKA, from the coding sequence ATGATAATGTTGGTTAAAATGGCTTTTAGAAATATATGGAGAAATAGTAGAAGGTCCATTCTTGCTATAACTTCCGTTGCTATTGCAATCATGGCAGTTGTTATATTACAGGGGCTTGTTAGTGGGATTATGGACAATATTGTTAGAAATTCAACAAAGAGTGATACAGGACACATTAGGATATCTACAAGAGAATATATGGAAAGGATAGAACAAATGCCTGTCTATTACCTTGTTAGAAATCCTGAAGAGGTTTTGAAGATAGTCAGCGAAATTCCAGAAGCAAAGCGTAATATTGTTTTATCTACTGAGAGGATTAAGTTTCCAGCGCTTATAGAGTTTGGTGGTAGAAATAAAGTAGGAATATGTATCAGTGGAGATATTGAGAAGGAGAAGGAATTACTGATGCTACACAAAAGTATCATAGAGGGTAGATATTTGAGTGGTTCTGTGATTGAAGAAGACGGATTAAAATACAGAGAGATTATAATAGGTAAGAAGATGGCGGATGTGCTTGGGATAAAGGTAGGAGATACGTTTCCGCTTATGCTACAAGGCAGTGATCTAGGTATAAGAATACCTAGATTTAAGGTTGTTGGGATATTCAGCACGGGTATTAACTTGCTTGATGATAATGTGTTTATGTTGTCCATTGAGGATGCAAAAGAAGTCTTAGGAACTGGAGGAGGTGTGCAAGAGATCATAATTATGCTCAAAGACTACGATTCCGCAGGATGGATAGCAGAGAAGATAAACCAAAAACTATCTTCTTATGTAGAATACAACAATGTGATGGCACTTGACTGGAGGAAGGCTGGTGGAATAGCGGGTATATTTGACCAGGTTCTGAGTATCTACATATTAATCTACCTTATAATAGTAGCTCTTGGAACTCTGGTAATAATAAGTATAATGACGATGGTAATACTTGAGAGAAGAAGAGAAATAGGTATCCTCAAGGCCATGGGTTTCAGTAAGCCAAGAATTCTGGCATTATTCACACTTGAAGGAACGATACTAGGAGCATTTGGAACAATACTAGGAGTCGTGTTGGGCATACTAATAAGCATACCTCTTTCAATATATGGTATAGATTTTTCTTCTTCGATGGGGAATATGAATATTCCAATGGACAATGTGATAAAGTGGTTGATAACCATAGGAGGAATATTCAACGCTATCGTTGTTGGAGTCTTAGTGTCTTCGGTTGTGTCGCTAATACCTTCTAGGCATGCGGCAAGTATGAACCCTGCTGAAGCAATAAAGGCATAG
- a CDS encoding arginine--tRNA ligase, giving the protein MTVREVVRDRLREAIRKDFEIHYSQEETSIDYPQNRQFGDYSTTIPFKVFRELRSKGVQMSLNEVSGKLRDSLVYLFSSSSPPLFSEVSVANGGFINFRVSSEFLEELVRRVAEDEEYGKSEYGKGKGRILLEYVSANPTGPLHIGHARWGAIGDSLYRAFKTSGYDIQTEFYINDAGNQIRLLYESVEARRQGREIPENGYSGSYIEEVAQTDEDPVEVILKWHRKDLDDFRVHFDNWFSEKTLHASGEVEETINFLAEKGFVYEKDGALWFRSTAFDDDKDRVVKKSDGEYTYFGVDIAYHVNKIRRGFNRLINIWGADHHGYVKRLVSAVNSIYSDVKIDVILGQLVSLFRGGEPVRMSKRTGDIITLREVIDEVGVDAVRYFMVSKKVDTHINFDLEEAKKQNEENPVYYLQYAHARISGILRNTEGLERVPSPIIDQSSSITREIAVMILRFPEEIIDITISLEPQRMTNYLNELATMFHKFYSECRVIDYGKVLEGREILVRAVKNVLKRGLWIIGVSAPERM; this is encoded by the coding sequence ATGACTGTTAGGGAAGTTGTGAGAGATAGATTGAGAGAGGCAATAAGGAAAGATTTTGAAATACATTATTCACAAGAAGAAACAAGCATTGACTATCCCCAAAATAGACAGTTTGGAGATTACTCAACTACTATACCTTTTAAGGTATTCAGAGAACTTAGATCAAAAGGTGTTCAAATGTCTCTTAATGAAGTCTCGGGTAAGTTGAGGGATAGTCTTGTTTATCTTTTTTCTAGTTCTTCTCCACCTTTATTTTCAGAAGTATCTGTTGCTAATGGTGGTTTTATAAACTTTAGGGTTTCATCGGAGTTTCTAGAGGAGTTAGTAAGAAGGGTAGCAGAGGATGAGGAGTATGGTAAGTCAGAGTATGGTAAAGGTAAAGGAAGAATACTTCTTGAGTATGTAAGTGCTAATCCAACAGGGCCTCTTCATATAGGTCACGCAAGGTGGGGAGCAATCGGAGACTCTCTTTACAGAGCGTTTAAAACATCAGGATATGATATACAAACAGAGTTCTATATAAACGATGCTGGAAATCAGATTAGACTACTCTATGAGTCTGTGGAAGCAAGAAGGCAAGGTAGAGAGATACCTGAGAATGGATACTCTGGAAGCTATATTGAGGAGGTAGCACAAACAGATGAGGACCCTGTTGAAGTTATACTAAAGTGGCATAGGAAGGATCTTGATGATTTCAGAGTTCATTTTGACAATTGGTTTTCTGAAAAAACGTTACACGCAAGCGGTGAGGTTGAAGAAACTATAAACTTCCTTGCTGAAAAGGGGTTTGTGTATGAGAAGGATGGAGCATTATGGTTCAGAAGCACTGCTTTTGATGACGATAAAGACAGAGTTGTAAAGAAATCGGATGGAGAATACACTTACTTTGGTGTGGATATTGCCTATCATGTCAATAAAATAAGGAGAGGTTTCAATAGACTTATAAACATTTGGGGAGCAGACCATCACGGCTATGTAAAGAGACTCGTATCTGCTGTAAATTCCATATACAGTGATGTCAAGATTGATGTTATACTTGGGCAACTTGTCTCTCTTTTCAGAGGCGGAGAACCTGTGAGAATGTCAAAAAGGACAGGAGACATTATAACCTTGAGAGAGGTGATTGATGAAGTTGGGGTTGATGCTGTAAGATACTTTATGGTTTCAAAAAAAGTTGATACTCATATCAATTTTGATCTAGAGGAAGCAAAGAAGCAGAATGAAGAAAACCCTGTGTATTACTTACAGTATGCGCACGCAAGAATTTCAGGTATATTGAGAAATACCGAAGGTCTTGAGAGAGTACCATCTCCTATTATTGATCAAAGTTCATCAATTACGAGAGAAATAGCAGTTATGATACTAAGGTTTCCTGAAGAAATAATAGACATAACAATATCCTTGGAACCTCAAAGGATGACGAATTATCTAAATGAACTTGCTACGATGTTTCACAAGTTCTACTCTGAGTGTAGAGTAATTGACTACGGAAAGGTTCTTGAAGGAAGGGAGATACTTGTTAGGGCTGTTAAGAATGTTTTGAAAAGAGGACTTTGGATAATTGGAGTATCTGCTCCTGAGAGGATGTAA